From Puntigrus tetrazona isolate hp1 chromosome 8, ASM1883169v1, whole genome shotgun sequence, the proteins below share one genomic window:
- the ppp1r3c2b gene encoding protein phosphatase 1 regulatory subunit 3C-B-like, whose protein sequence is MTCANVMSRFGPPVSVRSVDMAVGFRCRGSPNINHLLGVSSPKPLRPCLSHQPVIEYRRSPSAGLLAAKTGRRGKRVAFADAKGLSLITVRLFSEKEDRTPREPLRTPRPKRLGGPEDTVNEAARLRLGFEQPCADFQAFRSRLRERMVALESCNVTRCAILGTVRVKNVCFEKAVHIRVTFDAWRSYRDVPCSYLEQSYGEPGTDVFEFNVGVPERMNPRERVEFCVSYLPAALGAAHWDNNDGKNYCVHVCEA, encoded by the exons ATGACTTGTGCAAA CGTGATGTCGAGGTTTGGCCCGCCGGTCTCCGTGAGGTCCGTGGACATGGCCGTGGGCTTCAGGTGCAGAGGATCTCCAAACATCAACCACCTGCTCGGCGTGTCTTCGCCCAAACCCCTGCGGCCCTGCCTCTCCCACCAGCCGGTGATCGAGTACAGACGCTCCCCCTCCGCGGGCCTCCTCGCGGCTAAAACCGGTCGGAGGGGGAAGCGCGTCGCGTTCGCGGACGCTAAAGGACTCTCGCTCATCACGGTGCGCCTGTTCTCCGAGAAGGAGGACCGAACCCCGCGCGAGCCGCTCAGAACGCCGCGGCCGAAGAGGCTGGGCGGCCCCGAAGACACCGTTAACGAGGCCGCGCGGCTGAGGCTCGGGTTCGAGCAGCCGTGCGCGGACTTCCAGGCGTTCAGGAGCCGGCTTCGGGAACGCATGGTGGCGCTGGAGAGCTGTAACGTGACCAGGTGCGCCATCCTCGGCACCGTGCGCGTCAAGAACGTTTGTTTTGAGAAAGCGGTGCACATCCGCGTCACTTTCGACGCCTGGCGCAGTTACCGGGACGTGCCGTGCAGCTACCTGGAACAGAGCTACGGGGAGCCCGGAACCGACGTGTTCGAGTTTAACGTCGGCGTGCCTGAGCGGATGAACCCGCGGGAGCGCGTCGAGTTCTGCGTGTCTTACCTCCCCGCCGCGCTCGGGGCCGCGCACTGGGACAACAACGACGGCAAGAACTACTGCGTTCATGTGTGTGAAGCGTGA
- the LOC122350417 gene encoding phytanoyl-CoA hydroxylase-interacting protein codes for MAEVEQLSTPRDIEISDVSCDSFRIRWDMALEDASRLTHYFIDLSRKQGGEQNRFKHRDVPTKLVAKAGPLPMAVRGHWFLSPRTEYCVAVQTAIRQPDGDYQVSEWSQVVEFCTGDYAMEHLQQLLDKAQAAAGRLLRFSVFYRNQSPEYFHYVRSECGGAMLPSFKDNSGSHGSPINGKLRGVFLSCNTEFDTGLPPKDSPYGPLRFQISADRLLGPSTNLYFADFYCMYTAYHYVVLVLAPAGSEGDSFCSSRLPRLDLSSNPFLTYTPGDAAVFCHASDVILELLHTEPLLLEHGILAQISGRHQLMSLSTANAKKDPSCKVCNISVGR; via the exons ATGGCTGAGGTGGAGCAGCTCTCCACTCCCCGCGACATCGAGATCAGCGACGTGAGCTGCGACTCTTTCCGGATCCGGTGGGACATGGCCCTCGAGGACGCGTCTCGGCTGACGCATTACTTCATCGACCTGAGCCGCAAACAGGGCGGCGAGCAGAACCGCTTCAAGCACAGG gacgTCCCCACCAAGCTGGTGGCAAAAGCAGGACCTCTGCCGATGGCTGTGAGGGGCCACTGGTTCCTGAGTCCTCGAACAGAGTACTGCGTGGCTGTCCAGACCGCCATCAGACAGCCGGACGGAGACTATCAGGTGTCTGAATGGAGCCAGGTAGTGGAGTTCTGCACTGGAG ATTACGCCATGGAGCATCTCCAGCAGCTGTTGGATAAAGCTCAGGCCGCCGCTGGGAGGCTGCTCAGGTTCTCCGTCTTCTACCGCAATCAGAGTCCTGAGTACTTCCATTACGTCAG GTCAGAGTGTGGAGGTGCCATGCTCCCGTCTTTCAAAGACAACAGCGGGAGTCACGGCTCGCCGATCAACGGAAAGCTCCGCGGCGTCTTCCTCAGCTGCAACACAGAGTTCGACACGGGCCTCCCTCCCAAAGACTCCCCGTACGGCCCTCTGCGCTTCCAAATTTCCGCCGACCGTCTCCTCGGCCCGAGCACAAACCTCTACTTTGCTGACTTCTACTGCATGTACACAGCGTACCATTACGTGGTGCTGGTGCTGGCCCCTGCCGGATCGGAGGGGGACAGCTTTTGCAGCAGCCGCCTTCCACGACTGGACCTGTCAAGCAATCCCTTCCTGACGTACACGCCGGGAGACGCGGCAGTCTTCTGTCACGCCAGCGACGTCATCCTGGAGCTGCTGCACACTGAGCCCTTGCTTCTGGAGCACGGCATACTCGCTCAGATCAGCGGCCGTCACCAGCTCATGAGTCTCTCCACTGCAAACGCCAAAAAAGACCCCAGCTGTAAGGTGTGCAATATCAGCGTGGGCCGCTGA